The genomic interval CCGCCAGGGGGCCCGCTCCGAGCGCAGCTGGTTGAGGCAGAGGTGGGTGGCGCTCTTCATCAACCACGCCAGCGGCGAGGCACCGGCGCGGAGCTCGTCCGCGTGGGAGAGGGCGCGGGCGAATACCTCCTGCATCGCGTCCTCGGCCTTCGTGGCGTCCTTCAACAGATAGCGGCAACGCTCGTACACGCTGCCTCCATACGCCGTGTACAGCCCGCGCAGGAACTCGCTCCGGTCCTTGTCCTTCTGCCCTCCAGTGATGGCCTTCAAGGCTGGATGGGGTAGGTCCTGCCACGGCCTGGTGAAGCCGCGTCGGTTGGCGAGCTGGCGTCCCAGCCCTCGTGTTGTCTCTGCCTGTTACGGCCCATGGACATCGTCCTCGGGCGTGAGCGCCAGGCCGCTCTTCCCGGTGCGGGTTGTTCGTTCTCCCGTAGGGACACAGCAGGGGCCCGGAAACAGAAAAGCCGATTTTCATTTAAATGCCGCTGCTGTGTCTCTCCACCAGGACCCTCTTCCATCCATGAGGAGCACTGGTGCTTCGACGACTCATTCTGGCAGCCACCCTCTGCCTCGCGGGGGGCGCGTTGGCCAAGCCTCCTGCGGGAGGTGTGTTCTGCTCCACCTATCCTTCGGCACCCGCGTGCACGGGACAGCAGCCGTCCTGCAACTTCTGTCACGTCGCGCCACCCCAGCGAAACGTCTTCGGCGCCGGGCTGGAGCCCCATCTGGCCCCCAGCGCACCACGCCCGTTGTCCGACACGGACTTCGCGTACGCGCTCCCCACGGCGTTGAAGGCCGTCGAGACGGAGGATGCCGACGGTGACGGCGTGTCCAACCTCGTGGAGATCCAGCGAGGCACCTTCCCGGGCGATCCCAACAGCGTGCCCGCGGACACCGGCCACTGCCAGGCGGGTGAGAATCCCCAGTAC from Archangium lipolyticum carries:
- a CDS encoding RNA polymerase sigma factor, with the translated sequence MKAITGGQKDKDRSEFLRGLYTAYGGSVYERCRYLLKDATKAEDAMQEVFARALSHADELRAGASPLAWLMKSATHLCLNQLRSERAPWRRWFERDALARPEGDGGEQKMETRALLRSLLSRVDLETQAAVVHYWVDGMTLEEVASILERSVPTVRKRLERFAALTNEELMVP